A genome region from Coffea arabica cultivar ET-39 chromosome 7e, Coffea Arabica ET-39 HiFi, whole genome shotgun sequence includes the following:
- the LOC140011307 gene encoding uncharacterized protein, with translation MSEESDASKLGSKLHNQEMMGEFQRMLRESMASLHQRMDRLELSQARSNAAHRDAPSREEFASNSEEDDFIRRPKQDYRRTDDGLKGVKIKIPAFQGKSSPEAYLEWEQRIEMVFECQDYTDDQKVKLATLDFTDYAIVWWEQERTSRCRNRERQISTWEELRTTMRKRFVPSHYYRDLYQRLQTLVLGSRTVEDYYKEMEITMLRADIVEDREATMARFLNGLRPEIAELVELQNYVDMPELIDKASKIERRLKKRGNTRNPSFSAMPAWRGNPTFERERPSPRVSKFTPKTEPPKPALKATPRPPFDSSKPQSRDKCFKCQGFGHIASQCPNRRTMIVLLSGDVVSDDEDEFAEMPPLTDEGEDSEEEVEATTEQVGVALVARRALATQVKKVDEAQRDNIFYTRCHVKDRVCSLIIDAGSCTNVASTLMVDHLSLPTLRHPNPYRLQWLNESGDIKVTKQVVVPFRIEKYKDEVLCDVVPMQASHILLGRPWQYDKKTTHDGFTNKYSFLHHNKKMTLVPLTPQQVHEDQLRLQQKHERELSKKSTDSKAITKAPVEMTSIPGTSGRMEKRPNLLAKNREVRKLLLSKQVVYILYCKEVILLSHEALTDLPPEISSVLQEFEDVFPDEIPSGLPPLRGIEHQIDFVPGAALPNRPAYEMGPEESKEIQRQVDELLEKGWAQESMSPCAVPVILVPKKEGTWRMCMDCRAVNAITVKYHHPIPRLDDLFDELYGAVIFTKIDLKSGYHQIRMKEGDEWKTAFKTKYGKFVVVYFDDILIYSKSPEEHVAHVRAVLEVSAQGIRVDESKVQAITEWPVPRTMSEIRSFHGLASFYRRFVKDFSTIAAPLTVIIKKDVKFEWGEAQEKAFQLLKHKLIHVPLLSLPSFDKAFEVECDASGVGIGAVLIQKGRPIAYFSEKLNGAALNYSTYDKELYALIRALETWQHYLRPKEFVIHTDHEALKHLKSQQKLNKRHVRWVNFVESFPYVIKYKAGKTNVVADALSRRYALTALLDAKLLGFDLIKEL, from the exons ATGTCGGAGGAGAGTGATGCATCCAAACTAGGCTCCAAGCTACACAATCAAGAAATGATGGGGGAATTCCAACGCATGCTTAGGGAATCTATGGCATCACTACACCAACGGATGGACCGCTTAGAGCTTTCTCAAGCTCGGTCCAACGCAGCTCATCGAGATGCACCATCTCGCGAGGAGTTCGCTTCTAATAGCGAGGAAGATGACTTCATCCGTCGGCCTAAACAGGACTACCGGAGGACCGATGACGGATTAAAAGGAGTCAAGATCAAGATTCCCGCATTCCAAGGCAAGTCTAGTCCGGAGGCTTACCTAGAATGGGAACAGCGAATCGAGATGGTATTCGAGTGCCAGGACTACACCGATGATCAAAAAGTCAAACTGGCAACCCTCGACTTTACCGATTACGCTATTGTCTGGTGGGAGCAGGAGCGCACTAGCAGGTGCCGCAATAGAGAACGACAAATTAGTACATGGGAGGAGTTACGAACCACTATGAGGAAACGGTTTGTACCCAGCCATTACTATCGTGATCTATATCAACGGCTCCAGACATTAGTCCTAGGAAGCCGTACTGTGGAGGACTACTATAAGGAGATGGAGATCACCATGCTCCGAGCTGATATTGTTGAGGATAgagaggctaccatggcaagatTTCTCAACGGCTTAAGACCTGAGATCGCCGAATTGGTGGAGTTGCAAAACTACGTGGATATGCCTGAACTAATTGATAAGGCATCCAAGATCGAGAGGAGGCTTAAGAAGAGGGGTAACACTCGTAACCCTAGCTTCTCGGCAATGCCTGCGTGGAGAGGCAACCCGACCTTCGAGCGGGAACGGCCTAGTCCAAGGGTGTCCAAGTTTACTCCTAAGACCGAACCACCCAAGCCAGCCCTAAAGGCAACTCCAAGGCCTCCATTCGACTCTTCCAAGCCACAAAGCCGCGAcaaatgcttcaaatgccaaggattTGGACACATTGCTTCTCAATGTCCTAATAGGCGTACCATGATTGTCCTACTGAGCGGAGATGTCGTATCGGACGATGAGGATGAATTCGCCGAGATGCCTCCATTGACTGATGAAGGTGAGGATTCCGAGGAGGAGGTTGAGGCCACTACCGAGCAAGTGGGTGTTGCTCTAGTAGCCCGTCGGGCTCTTGCAACCCAAGTCAAGAAGGTGGAtgaggcccaacgtgataacaTCTTCTACACAAGATGTCATGTCAAGGATAGAGTAtgtagcctcatcatcgacGCAGGTAGTTGTACAAATGTGGCAAGCACTCTCATGGTGGATCATCTTTCCTTGCCCACATTAAGGCACCCTAACCCATACCGCTTGCAATGGCTCAATGAGAGTGGCGATATCAAAGTCACCAAGCAAGTGGTAGTGCCTTTTCGAATTGAGAAGTATAAAGACGAGGTCCTTTGCGACGTCGTCCCAATGCAAGCTTCTCACATTTTGTTGGGACGGCCATGGCAATATGACAAGAAGACTACTCATGATGGCTTCACCAACAAATACTCCTTCTTGCACCACAACAAAAAGATGACGCTTGTCCCTCTCACACCTCAACAGGTGCACGAAGACCAATTACGATTGCAACAAAAGCATGAACGAGAGTTGTCCAAGAAGTCAACCGATTCTAAAGCAATCACTAAGGCACCAGTCGAGATGACATCTATCCCTGGAACATCTGGTCGAATGGAGAAACGGCCCAACTTGCTTGCCAAGAACAGGGAAGTTCGCAAGTTACTTTTGTCTAAGCAAGTTGTCTATATTTTATATTGCAAAGAGGTGATTTTACTTTCCCATGAGGCACTCACTGACTTACCTCCTGAAATTTCTTCTgtgttgcaggaatttgaggacgtTTTTCCAGACGAGATTCCAAGTGGACTACCCCCACTTAGAGGGATCGAGCACCAGATAGACTTCGTCCCTGGAGCAGCCTTGCCAAACAGACCGGCCTACGAGATGGGTCCTGAAGAGAGTAAGGAGATCCAGAGGCAAGTGGACGAGCTCTTAGAAAAAGGTTGGGCTCAAGAGAGCATGAGTCCATGTGCAGTTCCTGTCATCCTCGTTCCAAAGAAAGAGGGCACCTGGAGGATGTGTATGGATTGTCGCGCCGTCAACGCTATTACAGTTAAGTATCATCACCCTATACCTCGTTTAGATGATTTGTTTGATGAATTGTATGGTGCAGTCATATTCACCAAGATCGATCTTAAGAGTGGCTACCATCAAATTCGAATGAAGGAAGGGGACGAGTGGAAAACGGCCTTCAAGACTAAGTATG GTaaatttgttgttgtttattttgacgACATTCTGATCTATAGCAAGAGTCCTGAGGAACATGTAGCACATGTACGAGCTGTTCTTGAG GTTAGTGCACAAGGCATTAGAGTGGACGAGAGCAAGGTCCAAGCCATCACTGAGTGGCCCGTGCCCAGAACCATGAGTGAAATTCGGAGTTTCCACGGCCTTGCGAGCTTCTATCGCCGGTTCGTGAAGGATTTCAGCACTATAGCTGCCCCTCTTACCGTAATTATCAAGAAGGATGTGAAGTTCGAATGGGGGGAAGCTCAGGAGAAGGCGTTCCAACTCCTTAAACACAAACTCATACACGTACCCTTGTTGTCCTTACCTAGTTTTGATAAAGCTTTTGAGGTtgagtgtgatgcttctggtgtaggaatTGGAGCCGTGCTGATCCAAAAGGGAAGGCCGATCGCGTACTTTAGCGAGAAGTTAAATGGTGCCGCCTTGAACTACTCCACCTACGACAAGGAGCTCTACGCTTTGATTCGTGCACTGGAGACATGGCAGCACTACCTGAGGCCTAAGGAATTTGTCATCCACACTGACCACGAGGCATTAAAGCACCTCAAGTCTCAACAAAAGTTGAATAAGAGACACGTCCGGTGGGTCAACTTTGTGGAGTCCTTTCCCTATGTGATCAAATACAAGGCTGGCAAGACCAATGTCGTTGCCGATGCATTGTCCAGGAGGTATGCCTTGACTGCTTTACTTGATGCTAAACTCCTTGGATTTGATCTTATCAAAGAACTCTAG